Proteins from a single region of Vibrio sp. DW001:
- a CDS encoding Gfo/Idh/MocA family oxidoreductase — protein MINLAVIGTNWISEKFVEAARQSNQFTLTAVYSRQLESAHSFAKEHQAPDCNFYNSLEELGADKSIDAVYIASPNSLHCEQAILMMEHGKHVICEKPIASNINEANQMYDAAEKCNVILFEAFKTEFLPNFEELKMSLAAIGKLRSVHLSYCQYSSRYQKYLNGENPNTFNPKYSNGSIMDIGYYNVAAAVSLFGKPDAIQASAKLLESGVDAHGTVILEYPNFIVSIQHSKVSDGNIASELQGDEGVILINHLSECNGFTIQKTDSNPQTVHVGQEENSMIYEAIAFAEQIRDGSMNYAYVQRSLEVAEVITEIRKQTGVVFPADK, from the coding sequence ATGATCAACTTAGCCGTCATTGGAACCAACTGGATATCAGAAAAATTCGTCGAAGCCGCTAGGCAAAGCAATCAGTTCACATTGACTGCCGTTTATTCACGTCAATTAGAGAGCGCTCACAGTTTCGCAAAAGAACATCAAGCCCCTGATTGCAACTTCTACAATAGCTTAGAAGAACTCGGTGCGGATAAAAGCATTGACGCAGTCTACATAGCCTCACCTAATAGTTTGCACTGCGAACAGGCCATTTTGATGATGGAACATGGGAAACATGTCATTTGTGAGAAGCCTATTGCTTCCAATATAAACGAAGCAAACCAGATGTATGACGCGGCAGAAAAATGTAATGTCATTCTTTTTGAGGCGTTTAAGACCGAATTTTTACCCAACTTTGAAGAGCTCAAAATGAGCCTTGCCGCAATAGGCAAACTGCGCAGCGTTCATTTAAGCTACTGCCAATATTCGTCTCGCTACCAAAAGTACCTCAATGGTGAGAATCCAAATACATTTAACCCAAAATATTCTAACGGTTCAATTATGGACATCGGTTATTACAACGTTGCCGCCGCCGTCTCGCTCTTTGGTAAACCAGATGCCATTCAAGCCAGCGCAAAACTGCTAGAGTCTGGCGTTGATGCTCATGGAACCGTTATCCTTGAATACCCTAACTTCATCGTATCCATTCAACATTCAAAAGTGTCTGACGGCAATATTGCCAGCGAGTTACAAGGTGACGAAGGGGTAATTTTAATCAATCACCTATCCGAATGTAACGGGTTTACCATCCAAAAAACCGATTCAAACCCGCAAACCGTTCACGTCGGACAGGAAGAAAATTCGATGATCTACGAAGCCATCGCCTTTGCAGAACAGATCCGCGATGGTTCGATGAATTACGCCTACGTACAACGTTCGTTAGAAGTAGCCGAAGTCATCACTGAAATACGTAAGCAAACTGGCGTCGTTTTTCCAGCTGACAAATAG